From the genome of Pochonia chlamydosporia 170 chromosome Unknown PCv3seq00011, whole genome shotgun sequence:
TTATTTTTATATTCACCGATGATCAGGATTTGCATCTTGGGTCTTTGGACTATATGAGTTCGGTGAAAAGGGAGCTTGCCGCAAAAGGAACTTCCTTTTCTAATCATTTCGCAACTGTGTCGCAATGTTGCCCTAGCCGAGCATCACTGTTTCGAGGGCAGCACGCACATAATACGAATATCACATTCGTAACGGCCCCAGGGTATGCCAACCATGCTCGACTGCCTAAATTTGACAAAGTTAGTGTGAAAGGGACAATGCTAATAGCAGAGGCAGTGGAAACTACGCAAAGTGGCTCGCATCCAGTGAAAATAATGATTACCTACCAATGTGGCTCAAGAGGGCTGGATACCGTACTGAGTGTGAGTTTCTCTGAATATATAGTTGAGTGTGTCACCCTAATGGGATGGAGACAGATATCGGCAAGTTTTTGAATGGTTACAACACCGCGCTTTACGCAGATTGGCCGAAAGGCTGGGATGTGGCAGATGTCTTGGTTAGTCATTATTCTGAACCTGATAACATGGACTGAAAAACATGTACTAACTTTCTCCCTCCCGCAAAGGTCGAGCCTTGGACATATCAATACAATACCCCTGTTTTTTCACACAATGGACAAACTCCCGTGCTCTATCGTGGCTATCATCAAACAGACGTCATTCGGGCAAAAACGTTGGTTTATTTCTTTTCCACACGTTTTATTGCATTACCAAATTAATTCATGTCGTATTAGTATGTCTCGGTTGGAGTATCTCACTAAGAAGCAACATAATCCTTTCTATCTCACCATTGCCCCTGTTTCTCCGCACGTGGAGATACCTGGCCTTCCTGTGCCGTTGGCTCGACACGCCAAAGACTTCCCAAATGCTACTGCACCCCAAGGCAAGAACTTTAATCCTTCCGATGCGCTGACGGCTCAGAAACCAtcttggttgaagaagctcccCCTGATGGAAGAGTCCGACATTACTCGTGCTAACGAGCACTACCGACATCGGATTCGAGCACTTCAAGGTGTGGACGAAATTGTTCAGGATATTGTAGATTTCCTGGATAAAACAAATATTCTTAATAATACATATAGTAAGTTACTAATAGACCTCATCTTGTAGTCGTGTTTGGATAAAGACATTAACGGTTTTACCAAGTTATCTACTCAACTGATAATGGCTATCATCTCGGTCAGCATCGGGTTAACGCTGGGAAGACACTTCCGTATATTGAAGACACAAATGTTCCGTTTATCGTCCGCGGGCCGAAGATTCCAGCGAACAAAACATCTCGTTTACCTGGAGCGCACCCTGATCTGGCGCCGACATTTCTCGAAATTGCTGGCCTAGATAAAGAGCAATATCCCGCCTATCTCGATGGACGCAGTCTTTTGAGTGATTGGCACAACCCTACTCAGCCGGCAAATGACTCTAATAGTCATGACATTATCAATGTTGAGTTCTGGGGCAGCGCGGGAATCGAGGCGCCCGGCAAAAATAGAAGCGCCAACAACACTTACAAAACTTTGCGAGTTGTCAACGAAAATAATTCTTGGCTCTACTCCAAGTGGTGCACCGGTGACCGCGAGCTGTATAACACAAAGGTGAGTTAGCACACAACAAGCGTGAAAGGAGCGACTAGTGATTAATGCTTCCACAGACTGACCCATTCGAACTTCACAACTTGGCCTTTAATTTTGCGAAAGACGGCGAGCATAATCGGCTGATTCAGCGTTTAGACGCCATACTGCTAGTAACCAAGTCCTGCAATCAGGATACCTGCCGCAATCCATGGACTGTTCTACAAAGTACCTGTCACAAGGACGACAGCTGCCCACATTCTGGTGTAATTCTTAACAGTTTGGATGTTGCCATGGACTCGAAATATGACGAGTTTTTTGCTTCATTGCCAAAAGTCCAGTTTAAAGAGTGTCTTAATATACAACTTGTCTCTAACGAGCAACCCTTCCTTCCtgcatcatcagcagcacTACAAAAGGACTATCGAACAAATACTGATCATTTCAAAAGTCCGGTTCACCGTGGTACAAAAGTTCCGCCCAACGAAGTAAACCAAGGCACGGTTAATCAACGACACACAACGATTGAGGAAATGGAGAAAAAGTCACGTAAGCTCACACCAGCAGAGCTAGGGCAATCATAAGGGAAGGACGGTAACAATGAGTCATGCCTGGAATGCCATGGTTTCGCTGCATAGACTGGTGTAaagtgaaaaaaaaaacccctTTTCAAGGACACTTTGGTGCTTGATAGTCACTGAGCATTATGCCTGGGGCAGGACCAGCTGCCTCGCATTGAAGATGTACTGCTTGGAGTAATTTCTTATCTCCTTAGAGATGAAACTTCGGTCAATTATTGGGATTGTTGGGGTTAAGTGGACAATGACCCGCACATCGTGGTTGGTGTCACGTTCTTTTAGAACTTGTTAACGGAAGACTAATGCGCCATGCCAAGTCTCACTTAGGTGCTATCTAAATTTTGTCTCCAAATCATATGACTTACTGTTAATTCCATTTCTTATTAAGGTGCTCATTTATTATGTGGTAAAAGTTACGTCTTCCCGCAGTAACGATGGTGTAGGAATCTCGACATTGTGGCTACTCTCTCGAAGgcgtctttgacaatggtCTGAGGAAGATCTAGAGGATGAAGGCCTGGGAAAGGAACCTGGCTTGAAGGTGATCGTGTTGCTTGGTTCTGCTAGTGCAAGCTTCGGCCTTTAGGTGGCCTTACTCTACGGTATTGAGGATACGAAGTGCAGAGAGAAACTATTGCAGATAGACACCGTGCTCCCAAATGGCCTAGCTTGATACCGAAAGTCATTGGCCGGACATTCTGCGCTACTACATGGAGGATCGTCTCGAGCCCGCTGCACAGATCACCAGGTCGAACCGCCTTGTGGAACAATGAGGAGTTGCTCGTTTGAAGGTACTATTCTCCAGTGGCATCCCAATTGGACAAATCAATCCATATCCTTACACACATCTACTTGCGGACATGCTGGTTAGCTGGACATTGTATTGCGAATGTCATCGGTGATTCAAGAAATGCCAGCTATCTGAATCAAACTGCCCATGGATAAAGACGGATACAATGTTGGTATCGAGGATCGTGAGACTCAAACGGGACCTCACGGTTCAACAGTAACGGATGTGCCTCACCGATAAAGAACGAGTGTCATAAACCCGCGTCCAATGGACGTTTATATAAATGTGATGTCTTGTCACACTAGTCACATTGACATATTCTCCTGCATCATTCTTAAAACCAGAACCTGTTGGACAAGCAAACCAAATTGGGTTAAGGTACCAACTTGCATACAGAGTTTCGTAAAGGTGTGGGAAGCAGCTAATCAAATGCATTTTGCTAGGGTGAGCTTTCCATCAGGTGCGCATGGCCGGCATCTGTCCAGGTCAAGGCCTACCATACTACCGGCCATGCTGGTCAACTGCAGGTGACCGTCATCGGCTGGTAAGCTTTTAGGGGGTATCCAACGATAAAACATGGTGATGTAACCTACTCCCTTGCAAGCTGTCATAAAGTCACCTGTCCTCAGCGACTCCACCATCGGCGAATGCTGACTGTTGCTGCCAACAAACAATCCACGTGGTTGAGAAGATCAAACCTTATCCTAGAAGATCTGCTATAATTTTACTTTCTCTTACTTATAGGAAAGCGGTTGGGGCTATTGGACGCATCTGATTATTGAGTCTCCAATATATGCTGGGGAAGATATCCCAAGAACGAAGTTTTTTAACAGCCGATCAGGTTCACGGACATATCTGGCCTCAAACCGGAATCAGAGGCCCTAACTTTATATTCCTGCACAGAAGACAACAAGCCGAACGACGCCTTCCCTACTGATGAGCGCCATCTGTCTATTAGAGCACCACGTAGCGACTGCGTAACATGGAGCATAGTTGCCGTCAACCTTCCTGGAAGTGGGATCACGATCAGATGGTAGCCGAAGCCTTGGTCGTTTAAAGCTCAGACTTTTGGCATACCTTTGTATACTAATCGAACTCCTTTTAGCACGACGATGCCCAGCCTTCTCCGCACAATGCTGGCAACCGCCCCTCGTCTCTTGTCCAGTGTATGAAGTGGGATTATATAGCTACTTCACATCTCTTACAAAGAATTCAGTATAAGCATGGTAAGATAGTTTGTGTAATGCTACGGCATTCTGGGGCTCTTTTCTAGCATGTTCTTGTTGGGGAAGTTGTCTAATGGTAATGCACAGAACTGCTACCACCGGACCGCTGTGGGAATAATATTCCGGATGATGCGATTTGGACGAAAATCGACCGCCAATTAGTGAGTGttgaagctcttcatcaatctgGCGTACGATATGAGGCACGTCCCGACTTCGTTGCTATACTGGGCATTCTCACTGAGACTCAAGTCATGGATCTGGTGAGGACCAGTACCAAAATACGTCGGTTACGTGACTCAGCATACAGCACAAAACCCTGCCAGCTTAGTAGAGGGAAACAAATCAACGTCAGGCCAATACAAAAAGATTCTGACGCAAAGCCATCTGGGACTTACGCGAGAAAGTCGACAGTGAGCTCTGATTTGATGCAACTTGCACCAGAAGATTTACGCCAGGAGCCAGGTACGCAGGGTTGCAGCCACATCAACAGATTGAACAATATCGCCGTGGGTAGCTTGTGGCCACAAAGTTTAAAGCATAGGAGCACGAACAGGTCTCATAAGAAAAAGACCCAACCAAGTGGGAAAGGAGAACTAGCGTTTAAAATGTTAAGCATTGTTGGTTCTGTGGCAAGTGTGGTAAGCCTGGCAAGAGAGCTTTGGAGAAGTAAATCTCCGAATGCTGCTATTACAGAAGGATTTAGCTAAAATGTAATCGCATGGAAGCATAAGAGGATTGTAACAAACTTGAGTTCCACAAATGAACAATAAAGTCTTGTTCATCTTGGGCACGTGTAGGCAACCGTAACGACTTTAAGGTTATTGCCAGAAGACCACACCCGGGGTGAGGTTTTGCAAAAATTGGGATGCAGAGAACAAATAGACTCTTTGGCCCGTGAGGCAAAGGGCTAACTGGGTACTCAAACTGGGGGCTGGAAAGTACATGCTAATGAATACCGGTGGCAGATGGTAATGTGACATATCCTTTCTGTGAACATAGCActggccgaggaggagggtaACTACAGGGGCGAGCATGGTCTATGACAAAGGCTTGCATGAGAGAAAGCTATTACATATGACTATTGCCTCTTTGTGATCTTGAGGGACGACTTTCTTTTCTATTGTTGCCACCCTTTCGTTTAAGAGTACCTGACATATCGAATCGTGTTAAGCGATAGACAAATGCTAGTTGCCTATGAAAACCTACACGGCAAGTGGCACAGCTGAGAACCGGCGCTCACCCTGACTGGGCGTAGATGTCAAAGTCATTGTGTTGACAGTACGAGCTGTGTGAGCGCCTTCAATTAATCCGAAACTACCATGCATAGGAGTTACAGTGTGCAAGGGATCAACTTTTACAAACTTCTAGATCTCATTGCGCAGATCAACGAAAGTGGTGGCTTAATGGCTACAGTTACAACAACTAGAATGTAGGTGTAGCTTTGACATatgtctttttctttggtcCAAACTACACCGTTTTAATCCAAGGATTTTCCTATACCTGTCTACGCTGCGCAACGAGTAATGTTAATCTGGAGCTTTGTCCCTCCGCATGACGAATGGTATGAGTCGCCGGCCGAGTCGTCGAATCAGCAGGATCTGTAGCCCCAGTGCCCAAGTTGACGGCGTAATGAGGAAAATTGCCGCCTGCAATAATGAGTCGAATCGCATGACCCTCCTTGAAACGGTGGGCGCAGTCGGGCAAGAACAGTTGTACCTGCCCCATGTCGCTTCCACGTTGAGGATTTAATCTCTGATAGGTTTCTGTAATGTATCGAGACACTCCTCTCTCGTCGACGTCGCTTAGGCGTATGAAGAGGTCAGCATTTGGATTGTCACTTGTGTGACTGAGCTCAACAGAACATGAGCCAATAACTTCCACACTTTCTTTTAGAGCATCTGTTGTGAATATAAGTGCATCTGGCCGTTCTTCAAACACAGTGTCAATATACACTCCAGTATCGGCCAGGCGTGGCCCGCCGATTGCGGGAGTTGGCTCATCGGGGTTGAATGTGAAGGTAGACTCGCCACCAAGAGCGTTAGGTTTCTCACCGAAGGCGAGTCTATTATGCGGATGAAGGTATACTTCCTTTGCATGTGTTTCCGGGGGCCAACTAGAGAGCTCTCGCCATTCTTCTACACCATTCACGTAGAAGCGCACTGGCGATTGGCGCAAAACATTGGACCGCTTGGCGAGATGCTGTTCGAGATATTGGAAACTCTCAGCCATCAACGAGCCGTTGTTCACAGTCCCATGATTCCAGGGGCCGATTGTCATGGACACGTCGACGTTTCGTGACCGAAGTTCGTGGTATTGTTCCAGTGTCTGCTCAAGGAAAACGTCCTGCCAGCCTGTAATCAGGAGGATTGGTAGGTTTGCCCGTTTAACGGCCCGGCCATGCTGCATTGTAGCCCAAAATATATCATGGACATCGGAGCGTGTGATTCTATTCCGCAGCCAAGGAGTCTTCCCTGCAAAATGCCTATCAGCCGCGTCGGCGAGAGGGATAGTCATGGAGAGCTTTTTCAAGCGCTCGCGAGCAGACTTTAATCTCCATTGTGCGTACAGCATACTACTGTCTTCCTGGTTGGCAATGAGCTCTGCCCACACCAGGAGGTCCAGATTGAGGGAGCCTCTTCCCCAGACATATTGGCTCAAATCATGAGGGCCAACACTAATAATTGCTGCGGCCATATCGTCAGGTTGGTCTTCTAGCATGGCCCATTGCGTCAACCCCAGATACGAGCCGCCCACCATAGCAAAGGAGCCTGTGTACCATGACTGTTGTCGCATCCAAGCAACTATGGCCTGGTTATCCACTGCATTGGTTTCGCCGGCGTCAAATACACCTTCAGACCCGAAGGTGCCTCGGACGCTGACGAGAAGGCCACAGTAACCACGACATGCAAACAAGCGAACGGTGCCCAGCGCCATCAGACCGCTGCGCCCATATGGTCCGATTGAGAGGACGGTGCCAGACGGTTCGACATCAGCAGGGCAGTAAAGGTCAGCAAGGAGATGAAGTCCATTGCCGAGTGGGATTCGAACGGCTTCAATGGTGTAGCTGTTAGTTTCCGGCGGCAGGCTCAGTGACCAGCCTGCTAGACGGTCCAGAGCCCAACCGAAGATACCACGGGAAACTTTTGTTGCTGACATAGTTATCGCGGCCCAGCGAGTCGTGGAAGTCGGGAGATAGAGCTGAGGTTTGCTGGTACATAGGGGTATTGACGCGCCAGAGAATAGGATCAACGCGTAGGTAGGACAGCGCAATAACCGAGGTGGCGCCACGAGTGAATCAGAACATCAACGTGGTCTGCTTCAATCAACCGAGCGGCTGGACATTTATTCGATTACGGCGTAGCGTTGGCTAATTTGGTGCCGTGGTGTCGTCTCCGCTTCCAATGTCAGCGAAGAAATCCAAGCTTCTGATGTCAGCAAATCGACAGTAAgggtctagtctggtcttTACCGGCCCCCAGGGCCAGGAAGACTTTAGCGCTGTCGGAGAAGCATTTGCTAAATGGGTCGCCGATTTGAACGAGGACTTAGCTAAATCAAAGAACAATACACGCTATGACTACTGCCTTATTATCGACAAAAAAACGTTCGAAACCCTTGAGTTGCTCCCCGAAGTCTTGCCACCACTTGAACACGTGAGGATGGGCCATCCAAATTCTCTTGACGTGATGCGCAGTTTTGCCCAGTCCTGGGTATGGGTGCTAGACCGAAGGACGCGCCAGGCAGTCCTACGACGAGAGAAGGTACCCGCCTTGGATACAAATGCGGCTCCATTTTATACTCAAGGCTTGGTTCGGAAGGATAGCAGGCACGATCCCTCTTGACTGGCAGCaggttgttgaggaggataAAAGGAAATGGGACACTGCTCGATGGAGGAGTCCTCCCGCGGCTTATATGAATATGATTACGAGGGAGATGCGAGGCTTCCCGTGATCCGACTGCTGGAGAGCtgttgcagcttggccatcaATCAAATTACACcagcaacatttgaacattgaaagcattAGACCTCTGGTATCTAACACCCTGGCCAGCAAGTTGGAGGCACAGCTTGACTTCATTGCACCTGTCCATTATGACAGATTGACTCCGAAACATGGCAGTTACAAAGAGATTTGACGAGTTAACAGTCGGCCGGCTAGTTTCAACTATTTTTGATGCCCGACTTTTACATTCGTGTGGTATATAAATATCTGAAGCTGCCACCGCACGATTCACAGAGCAACGCGCGAGGCTGATTAGGATCTAAATCGCCTGTATGTTACGCTCTACCTAGAAACCGTAACTGCGGGCGAAGCGATACATTTACCCCATTAACCTAATCGTGTCTATTCTA
Proteins encoded in this window:
- a CDS encoding arylsulfatase protein (similar to Eutypa lata UCREL1 XP_007793913.1), encoding MSRLEYLTKKQHNPFYLTIAPVSPHVEIPGLPVPLARHAKDFPNATAPQGKNFNPSDALTAQKPSWLKKLPLMEESDITRANEHYRHRIRALQGVDEIVQDIVDFLDKTNILNNTYIIYSTDNGYHLGQHRVNAGKTLPYIEDTNVPFIVRGPKIPANKTSRLPGAHPDLAPTFLEIAGLDKEQYPAYLDGRSLLSDWHNPTQPANDSNSHDIINVEFWGSAGIEAPGKNRSANNTYKTLRVVNENNSWLYSKWCTGDRELYNTKTDPFELHNLAFNFAKDGEHNRLIQRLDAILLVTKSCNQDTCRNPWTVLQSTCHKDDSCPHSGVILNSLDVAMDSKYDEFFASLPKVQFKECLNIQLVSNEQPFLPASSAALQKDYRTNTDHFKSPVHRGTKVPPNEVNQGTVNQRHTTIEEMEKKSRKLTPAELGQS
- a CDS encoding hydrolase (similar to Colletotrichum gloeosporioides Nara gc5 XP_007284160.1), whose amino-acid sequence is MSATKVSRGIFGWALDRLAGWSLSLPPETNSYTIEAVRIPLGNGLHLLADLYCPADVEPSGTVLSIGPYGRSGLMALGTVRLFACRGYCGLLVSVRGTFGSEGVFDAGETNAVDNQAIVAWMRQQSWYTGSFAMVGGSYLGLTQWAMLEDQPDDMAAAIISVGPHDLSQYVWGRGSLNLDLLVWAELIANQEDSSMLYAQWRLKSARERLKKLSMTIPLADAADRHFAGKTPWLRNRITRSDVHDIFWATMQHGRAVKRANLPILLITGWQDVFLEQTLEQYHELRSRNVDVSMTIGPWNHGTVNNGSLMAESFQYLEQHLAKRSNVLRQSPVRFYVNGVEEWRELSSWPPETHAKEVYLHPHNRLAFGEKPNALGGESTFTFNPDEPTPAIGGPRLADTGVYIDTVFEERPDALIFTTDALKESVEVIGSCSVELSHTSDNPNADLFIRLSDVDERGVSRYITETYQRLNPQRGSDMGQVQLFLPDCAHRFKEGHAIRLIIAGGNFPHYAVNLGTGATDPADSTTRPATHTIRHAEGQSSRLTLLVAQRRQV